GAAGGCTGGAAAAACAAACATACTATTCATAGACACAGGAGACAAAGAATTAGATCAAGAGCTCGAAGGATACTATAGAGCTATAATAGGCTATAGAGAAGAGAAAATCATAGCCATAAAAGCATCATGGAAGCATAGATAAATATAGGAGAAAACCAAACATATAAAAACAGAATTATCTCTGAAAAGCCCTATAAAATAAGGGCCCGTAGCTCAGCCAGGATAGAGCGCCGGCCTCCGGAGCCGGAGGTCCCGGGTTCAAATCCCGGCGGGCCCGCTATCCTTTAATCACTTACATCAAGGAATCTATTTAATCCTCTCTATGTTTCACTTCCATGGTGCAGGGTGAAACATCGGGAGTGATTTTCTTGGGCGATAAGCAGCAGTGGTGGGAGTCAATAGATCCTTCTAAGCTCAGCGAGGACGCCAGGTATCGAATACTGAAGTACCTTGACGAGAAGTATGGTCACAGGAAGATCCTCGAGGAAACAGGACTCAGCAGGGTTACCCTGTGGCGCCTGCTGGAGAAGAAGTCACCGGTTAAACCCGAGTACGTGAAACCCCTCTTAAAGCTACTGACTCAGGAAGAGTTCGAGAGACTGGTCAGCGCCAGAGATAGGCTTAAATCCATGGGCATACTCAGAGAGGATGGCACGGTAGATTACAGCCTAGCCCTAGAGATACTAGCTGTTGCAAAAGACGATGAGTACTTGAAGAACGCTATTCTCAAATTTGTTGTACAAGAGTTCCGTGAAGACCTGAAGAGAATGCTTGGCATAAGCTTCGCAGGAGTAGAGCTGAAATGGAGCGAAGATTTTGAGAGGTTTCTAACTGAGCGGAAGAAGAGAAGGACGGTGAGGGATCCCGAGACCTTAAAGTACTATAAGTCACTATTCAAGAAGCACCTTGAAGGAAAAGAACTTAGCGAGGAGCTCATAGACTATGTTGTTAACCATCCGAACAAGTGGCTTAGGAACGTGTTCCGCCACTACATACAGTACTTATACTACAAGCGCAGGATTAGCCCAGAGACTTTTGGTTGGATAATGGAGGTTGTGCCCTCCAGGAGCTATAAGCTAGACGTCAGACCTTACCAGGTGGATCTCGAAAGCGTGAGAAAAACCCTAGACTTCCTCAGAGAAAGGCATAGAGTGTACTATGTGGTTTACAGGGTCATGCTTGAGTCGGGTGCTAGGTTCGAGCACGTTCTCAGAATGGTGGAGACTTGGAAGCCTAGTGAAGTAGTTGAGCTACCAGGAGTAGGCTTAGAGACCAAGAGGCTTGTCTGCTTCGAGGATAGGGGTTTCTGCAGGTACTACATGGGTTTGAAGGGCCCTGAAAAGCCCTGCGAGTGGATATACATGAGCTTGGAGTCAACGAAGCTCCTCAACGCCATTGCCCCCAAGAACATAGATAGAAACGCAGTTAGGAAATATGCTAAGCGACACAATCTCGTACTGCCGAAATATATGAGGAAGATTACCTGGAGACTAATGATCAAAGCGATGCCCAGAGAAGTAGCAAGATTCATACAATCCAGGTTCGGGGAGCTAAAGGTTTCCGAAGCCAGATACGAAGATTTGCTAAGCGAGGCCGACGAAAACTACCTCAAATACCTCAAACACTTAATTACACTCCTTACATTGTGATGTTTAAAACTATTTGGATAATGTTAGAGTTGTTCCGGGTGATTATATTAAGGAGATTAGAATATTGTGAAAGACTATGAAATGTATGTTGATACCAGCAGATTTGAAATACTCATAGAATACACTATTAGATGCTAATTTGGAGAGTATCGGTTAAGATAATACCTTGATGTTACTAGAACCGGTACTTTTATCACCTTGTAAAGCATTATTCTATAATGGGTGCTACAGAGGGTATGCCAGTATTGGCTACTACATGTATTGGCAGGTATTTCAGAACTACTATGCCAAGAGAAGCCAGAAAGATTTCAGAGCTCAAGGAAAACGATGAAATGGATGGTGCTTGAAGATGTTTAAGGTAATTACCTAGAAACGAAGTGAAGTTCTATGATTATAACTACAATAACCTTCTTTAGGCTTATTGTGCGAGGATGAAACGATGAGTGTACCTCAGTATAAAGTGAATGTTCATGTGGCACCTGTACTGAGCATGCTAGGTTTACCCACACGTGCAGAAGAACCATTCTATGTGAGCATAGCTAAGAAGACGAGAAAGGTACCTGATTTTGTGTTAAGCCATAGTATAGCTGGTGGCATGCTTGGCGAAGCAGAAATAGGTACTATAGAATTCGATCCAGAGGCAATCGAGAAGCTGAAACAAAGGGCTTATGAGCGTTTCGAAGATATAGCGTTCAAAGGTTACGATTTCATTATGTTATTAATATACCCGAGGAAGCTTATCGAAGGTATAACGTCCTTACCTGAAGACAGGGTCGAGAAAGAGCTAATGGAGAAAAGTGTGGGACTAGGTATAGCTGTTAGGAAGGATCCATTTAATTTAACAGATCATTACATTAGGTGGTACAGCGAGCCCGTGAAGATTATAAATATACCTCAAGTACTAGATGCGCTTATAAACGAGTTCTTCAAGAAGTTAAAGGAACAAGATCCTCACATTAAAATTGGTGCTTATGAGCTTGTAGAAAGCATCAATGCCATAATAGAGAATACCTCACGAGCTCTCTCCTTGGTAGGGGATCAGAGCTTCATCGAGAAGCTTGCTAATGTTGCCCGTAAATTGAGTATTGCATGGGATCAAATTAAGAAGCTTGAAGATAAAATAAATATAACTACGAAGTTCATACTGTTGATGTCTGCACTCGTAATGATATTCTATGAAATAGCACGCAACGAACGTTTACACAATCTTAGAGCTCTAAACTGCGAAACACTAAGTATTACTGAGCTGGTGGAACATTTTGAAAATCTGATTCTAGATAAGAATACTAATGTAACCAGGTATGCAGAGCTAAATGCTGGTTTCATAGAGGTGCTCAAAGAAATACCTTTGCATCAACAGATGAATAATGCTGTGCAATCTATTTGCAGAGAGATAAAGCGCAATTATGCCTTGATAAGAAGACTAGGATGGGACATCTTATCAATGCTCTATCAGCGTCTATTATCAGAAACTTATAGACATGCATTTGCCACGTTCTATACAAAGTTGCCGGCTGCACGATTACTAGCGTCCTTAGCTATCGAGAAACTGGATGATAAGGTGATCGATCCAGCTTGTGGAACTGGTAGCTTGCTGCTAGCTTCGGTTGAGAGAAGAAGAATGTTACTCGGAGGAGAATTACTTAGGAAACTTTACATAGAAGCTCTTGAAAGTGAACGTCCACTCCTTGATATAGTTGATGAGATTATACTGAGAAATACTGCTGGTTTAGATGCGCTCAAACCCGCGTGTTTTATTGCTGCATTGAATTTGAGAATTGCAACACGTGGATCGCCCCCCAATAAGCTCAACATATATGATGTTAGCGTCGGATTCGATCGTGCAGGCAGTCTAGACTTATTAACTTATAGAAAAAACCTGTTGCCACAAGAAGTCAGGTCTCTAAGCGACGAGAAGTATGATGTAG
The sequence above is a segment of the Sulfolobales archaeon genome. Coding sequences within it:
- a CDS encoding integrase; this translates as MGDKQQWWESIDPSKLSEDARYRILKYLDEKYGHRKILEETGLSRVTLWRLLEKKSPVKPEYVKPLLKLLTQEEFERLVSARDRLKSMGILREDGTVDYSLALEILAVAKDDEYLKNAILKFVVQEFREDLKRMLGISFAGVELKWSEDFERFLTERKKRRTVRDPETLKYYKSLFKKHLEGKELSEELIDYVVNHPNKWLRNVFRHYIQYLYYKRRISPETFGWIMEVVPSRSYKLDVRPYQVDLESVRKTLDFLRERHRVYYVVYRVMLESGARFEHVLRMVETWKPSEVVELPGVGLETKRLVCFEDRGFCRYYMGLKGPEKPCEWIYMSLESTKLLNAIAPKNIDRNAVRKYAKRHNLVLPKYMRKITWRLMIKAMPREVARFIQSRFGELKVSEARYEDLLSEADENYLKYLKHLITLLTL